The following are from one region of the Channa argus isolate prfri chromosome 6, Channa argus male v1.0, whole genome shotgun sequence genome:
- the LOC137128952 gene encoding coatomer subunit delta, whose product MVLLAAAVCTKAGKAIVSRQFVEMTRTRVEGLLAAFPKLMNTGKQHTFVETDSVRYVYQPLEKLYMVLITTKNSNILEDLETLRLFSRVIPEYCRVLEESEISEHCFDLIFAFDEIVALGYRENVNLAQIRTFTEMDSHEEKVFRAVRETQEREAKAEMRRKAKELQQARRDAERSGKKVPAFGGFGSAGMTSVSPASIITDTIVEPEKPKITPAPVRPSGPSKALKLGAKGKEVDNFVDKLKSEGETIMPTTGKRGSDVSKVLPPPVNMESVHMRVEEKISLTCGRDGGLQNMEVLGMVLLRVTDEKNGRIRLVINNNDNKGLQLQTHPNVDKKLFTSESVIGLKNTEKSFPLNSDVGVLKWRLQTTDESLIPLTINCWPSESGTGCDVNIEYELQEESLELNDVVISIPVPSGVGAPVIGDLDGEYKHDSRRNVLEWCLPVIDANNKTGSLEFSIAGQPNDFFPINVSFVSKRNYCDIQVTKVTHVDGDSSIRFSSETSFLVDKYEIL is encoded by the exons GTGCTGTTGGCAGCGGCAGTATGCACCAAGGCCGGTAAGGCCATTGTATCACGGCAATTTGTAGAAATGACCCGAACGCGTGTTGAGGGTCTCCTGGCTGCATTCCCTAAATTGATGAACACGGGGAAGCAGCACACCTTTGTGGAAACGGACAGTGTTCGCTACGTGTACCAGCCACTGGAGAAACTCTACATGGTCCTCATCACCACCAAGAACAGCAACATCCTGGAAGACCTAGAGACACTCAGACTTTTCTCCCGTGTG ATCCCAGAATACTGTCGAGTGCTAGAGGAGAGCGAAATATCGGAGCACTGCTTTGACCTGATCTTTGCTTTTGATGAAATTGTGGCATTAGGCTACAGAGAGAATGTAAACCTGGCTCAGATCCGCACCTTCACAGAGATGGACTCACACGAGGAAAAGGTTTTCCGAGCTGTCAGAGAG acCCAGGAAAGAGAGGCCAAGgcagagatgaggaggaaggcCAAGGAGCTCCAGCAGGCTAGGAGGGATGCTGAACGCTCTGGAAAAAAGGTCCCAGCTTTTGGCGGCTTTGGAAGCGCTGGAATGACCAGCGTCTCTCCAGCGTCCATCATCACAGACACCATCGTTGAACCCGAGAAGCCCAAGATCACACCTGCTCCAGTCAG aCCAAGCGGACCCAGTAAGGCTCTGAAACTAGGGGCTAAAGGGAAAGAGGTCGACAACTTTGTTGACAAACTCAAGTCTGAGGGAGAAACCATCATGCCCACCACAGGAAAAAGAGGCTCGGATGTATCAAAGGTTCTGCCTCCACCAGTCAATATGGAGAG TGTTCATATGCGCGTGGAGGAGAAGATCTCACTCACTTGCGGCCGTGACGGTGGTCTACAGAACATGGAGGTGCTGGGCATGGTGTTGCTCCGGGTCACAGATGAGAAGAATGGACGTATTCGCCTTGTAATCAACAATAACGACAACAAAGGATTGCAGCTGCAG ACACATCCCAATGTGGACAAGAAGTTGTTCACATCAGAGTCAGTGATCGGcctaaaaaacacagagaagtcATTCCCTCTCAACAGTGATGTTGGTGTGTTGAAGTGGAGACTACAGACCACAGATGAGTCCCTCATACCTCTAACCA TAAACTGCTGGCCTTCAGAGAGTGGTACTGGCTGTGATGTCAACATTGAATATGAGCTACAGGAGGAGAGCCTCGAGCTCAACGATGTGGTGATCAGCATCCCTGTACC gtctgGTGTGGGAGCTCCTGTGATTGGTGACTTGGATGGTGAGTACAAACACGACAGCAGGCGAAATGTCCTGGAGTGGTGCCTACCTGTCATCGACGCCAACAACAAGACTGGCAGCCTAGAGTTCAGCATTGCCGGACAGCCCAATGATTTCTTCCCCATCAATGTGTCCTTTGTGTCCAAGCGCAACTACTGCGACATCCAG